The Camelina sativa cultivar DH55 chromosome 16, Cs, whole genome shotgun sequence sequence CACGGACATCTAAACCGAATCCGCCAGCTAGAGTTACTCAATTCGTAGGCACAGGAAACGAATCTCCATTGTTACCTATCCCGCCgccgcctcctcctccgccgtttAAAATGCCGGCTTGGAAATTTGTGAAGCGTGGAGATTACGTCAGGATGGCTAGTGACATCAGCATAAGCTCCGACGAACCCGATGAGTCGGATGTAGCTCAATCAGCCGGCGGGAGTATGTTCTGTCCGAGCCCCGACGTAGATACCAAAGCCGATGATTTCATCGCGAGATTCAGAGCTGGACTCAAATTGGAGAAGATGAACTCTGCCAAAAGAGCGAGATCCAATTTGGGACCCGAACCCGGACTCGATGAATCTGGATCTTAAACGGGTTACAGGCCTTAGCCCAAGCGTATAGAgtttatttctttcttaatGGGCTTTTTTTGAAacgttggtttttattttattttatttttgttgcattttgtGGCTTactatattgttgttttttctttacatttattaaattttcttatacGTATAATCTTGTTGTGTATAcatgaaaaaaacacaaatttagtaTCCAGTTTTAAACCCTACTACGTTTTACCCGTGTACCATatgtctattattttgttgatatgacACTGTAATGGTTTAGAAGTGCTTGTAGTCGATGATGAAttgcatatatatgtatatatatatatatatatattgttaacggttgtaggtaGGATTTTGTAAAAACTCTTGATTTGCAAGttgaaaatatacattttacgatttggttagttatgatttaggaatgaatgatatgatatattcttattatgattctcagttgatattattggattaatagtgtacatttaaagctaataatatcttaccaaatatgtaatcttttattaaacgtaaattagatattttctaagaagtattcatcttgaattagttgctatattatagggatgtgattacataatttgtgttatcaattctttttgtctaaGTCGGCCCTAGAAATTCGgcatacaaattaaatattttctaattcctaagatacaatgggcattaattggatgtaaataagtacgctaTGCATTAAAAACAGGCCCAAAATATTCGACAAaaggaggatccggataattgaatcagttataattttagttaaaaacctAATCCGAAGTTAGCAAAAAGTGATGGCAtcctattgtactccaaaaatatattttgagctctatatgtggatatacttgtttggttacaaatatagtaagacaaattttaaaatatatatccgtttataaaaaatcacatcatatgatgaaaaaatataaaattttattaattttatgtattaaatagtaattaaaataatgaaatataagattaaataaaagtgaaaggagaattatattttaatctaacatattgatttaaattaggtagatagattttaggaaattaatattatcaaataaggaaataattgtgtttggttgtaagaatTGCAGataatttagttgagacttgtttggatacaaagataagagaagatgacacaaaaatgtacttcaaaaatgttaagatagatttttgTATCGTGGAAGATTCTAGGGTCTCACCGGGGCTTTTCAATACGGCCACCACCATGTTGCATAACAAAGAAGCTGTGTTATCGTTATAAAGAAGCACTAAGTATCAACCCGCATTATATGCGgtataaatcgatttaaataaaatattatgaattaatttttttatttgagagATAcgtaagtaaatttttttacttaaataagatgaataaaatattaagaataaaataattaagatatgtaagtagagtttttttttcgtttgttcaaatttgcgtttattttctgtaaaatatgtttcaccgTGAAATATTGGAACTTGcaaaagaatttcaaaatgaTGTAGAAATTTTTGATGTCTTtatgtgtttctaaaaatcaaattcacatattttatgtttcacattattttCTACATACTAtgcaattaaatatataaaacaatatttttagacAAAACgatttaattaaactaatcctaagtttaaaatgcaatgagaaaatgtataaaagtggtaaataaacgaataatttttttttattgattgtgaaatgtattttatttctaataattaaataatagaaAAGCACTCTCATAAAAACTGATGTGTCGCCCTCGCAgtgcttttttttaataaatgctcttagatttcatttttatttacataaatatgtcattGATATATATCGGGCAATGTgcttttctattagttttttaaaatgaaagatttgatCAACAAATAAATTCCTAAAggtatttaattatcaatttcataacattaatatataggggattctataatttttttaacctaatatatattttcttaagcaACAAGCTAGGGCTCgaatcgctctctctctcttttcttctcatcttctccATGGCTGAGTCTAGCAAGAGATCCGCAACCAAAGGTGAAGCAACTCCTGCCGTGATTAAGGCCACAAAGTCTTTGAAAGAAGAACTCAAGAGGGAGCAGGAAGATGATTTAAAGACCAAAGTGAATCTGAAGAAGCCGAAGAAAGATGTGATAATTGCTCATCCCGGGAAGGAAAAATCTGAGATGAAGGAGATTATGAAAGGAATCGCTGATCGTCTTCAGCGGCTCGAAGCAAAGGTGTATTTGTTGGCAACAAAGGCAGATCTACAGGCGATTTTGATCGCAGTAAAGGGTGAGAAAGTTCCTGCCATGAAGCCTCCTGCTGAGGCTGCTTCTGACAGCGAGGACTCATCGTACATGGACACTTCTCGAGATGACGAAGTTACTCCAACCAAGACAGAGACCAGTTCGTCTGAGGATGAACCATCTTCTTCTGAGGAACCTGCAAATAAACCTGCTGCAAGTGCCAAGCCAGCTGCGTTTACCATACCAGCTGCGTTTACCATACCAGCAGCTGCTAAAGTTTCTCCATACCAGCAGACTGTTGGTGGCAATGGTCAAACGATCTCTGTTAGGGGCTTTGACCCCTTCCATTCCTGTGGATGATATCAAGAGCTCATTGAGTAATTATTTCACTTCATTTGGGGAGATTACACGCGTATTTGTTCCCGCACACCGTCAAACCGGTGCTTCCTTGGGATATGCTTACATTGATCTGAAACAAGGAGCAGAGAAGGCGTTGAAACTTCGTAGACATGACGTGGGAGGATGGAATCTTGTAGTTGGTGAGGCTGAACCAATTCGCAGTGGAAGTAGTTGGCCTTTTCCCGGCCGTTGTGGCTCTATTGGCCGTTGTACCTACTGTTGAAGCTTTGCTGATGCGAGGGAGAGGCTGCTTTTCGAACTAGTTTTACTCCCTCAAGTAAGAAGTAAACTCAATATTGAGTTCGTTTGGTtttaaagaagaaattggaactctgattttttattctgaaagagaaagagataacaaaatatatataacaagacaGGTCCCGTGAGTACTTGTTAGAGCACATGTAGTTGTACTTTGATGTATATGATTATGGAACTAACCAGTCCTTCAATTTCACAAGTCCAAAGAAACGCAATTTCATTACTTCCTCTAATAACACAAGCCAACAATATCATAGGACCTGAAGATAGATGCCCTAGATACAATAATGGTTTcttaagaaacacaaacaaaacaaagcttatTTAACACTTAGATTCATTGCTCGCAAGATACTCCTTGAGAACATCCATAACCGAACCAAACTTTGCTTTAACCTTAACTGGTGGATTTGCCAATCTACAAGCCATCTCCTTTATGTTCTTGGAATGATAATCAATCTTACTCTCTGTAAACTTCAATCCATGAGCTGTACTCACCACCACAGTCCGATCATTAGCTTCTATAACTCCAGACTTCCTCAGCTTCATCAATGCCGTCAATGCCACACCTGTATGCGGGCATATAAACATCCCAGTAGAATCAGCAAGAGCTGTTGCATCCATCAACTCTTCCTCCGTAGCTTCCTCAACAATTCCATTAGATTTCTTCAACGCATACACAGCTCTATCAATCGAAACAGGATCACCGATCTGAATCGCAGAAGCAAAAGTAGTGTTTGCTTTCAACGGATTGAAATCTTCTTTAAAACCAGATTTGTAGTGCAAGTAAAGTGGATTTGCGTTAGCAGCTTGAGCACAAACAAGCCTAGGGATTCTATCAACAAGACCTAACTCTTTACACATATGAAACCCTTTGTAAAACGCATAGATGTTACCAAGATTGCCTCCAGGAACAATGACCCAGTCAGGAACTTCCCAGTTGAACTGCTGCAATATCTCAATCGCCGCCGTCTTTTGTCCTTCGAGACGGAGGCTGTTGAGAGAGTTCGCCAAGTAAATCGGAAGCTCTGCCGTCACTTCTCTGATCAAATGCATACATCCATCGAAATCAGTGTCAATACTAAGCACAAACGCTCCGTTTGCAATCGGCTGAACAAGCTGAGCCATGGAGATCTTGTCCGCCGGTAAGAACACGATCGACGGGATTCCGGCGGCAGCACAGTAAGCGGATAGAGCAGCGGAGGTATCTCCAGTGGAAGCGCATCCAACTCCAACGACTGGTTTGTTCATTTTCCGGAGACGATTCACCTGAGAAACAAGAAGCATCATAAAGTCGTAAACTTTATAAAGTTGCAAAACAGAggattataaagttttaaactttgttaaagttgcaaaaacagaggattatAAAGTTGTAAGCTTTGTTTAAAGATGGTAGACCTGGGAAACAAGAACAGTCATGCCTAGATCTTTAAAGGAGCCAGTGTGGCTGATTCCACAATGTTTCACCCACAGATCGTTCATCTGAAGATACTGTTTACCGAATCGCTCAGCCCAGAAGAGATTTGAGTTGCCTTCGAAAGCAGAGACGATGTCGTCATCGTCGATCTCGGGGAGAACCCACTCTTTCTTAGACCAAACGCCTGATCCGTACGGCCAATTGGTTTTGCCGACGCGAGAGTCGAAGAGTTTACGCCAGAACTCTCCATCGTAGCGTTTCAAGGCGGCGAAATCGTGCTGGACGTCGAGGAGACCACCGGATTGTGAACGGTAGACGATCTCGTCGAGGGAGTAGGATTCGGTTGAAGACGGTGGAGCGTCGAAAGGGACGTAGCGTGCGGAGAGGTTTTGGAGTTGGTGAGGACGGCGACGAGCTTCGTCGCGGATGTTCTCATCGGGGGAACGGCGGTGTTTAGGAGGTGGAGGAGAGGGAGGAGTGGCGGAGATGGTGCATCGGACGGTGAAGGAGACGACGGAGGAGTGAGGTTTGAGTGTGGTTTCAGAATGGGAAGGTAAGTAGGTGGCTGAGTGGAGAAAAGTCGAGAACGAGGCCATTATGAGTGTGAGAAAGTAAAGTGAAGCGTTTGATTGGAGCCAAGAATGAAGTTGACTACACCTTTGTCACTGACAAATTCATTTTATAACTTTGAAAAagtattccaaaaaaaaaaaaatgaattttctaATTGTTCAAAATTCCCAAGAAATACAAATTGTACTACCACACTAGGAAATAGGAAAATGAATCTTGAACATCAAAGAGTCATGCAtgagtttagtttttaataCGGACTGGGTCAAAAGATACAGTAAATGGATGGACCACTTGACCagtgtgaaaaaaaattatctctttCTTGTCTAGCTGTACCGCCTTATTTCCCTTTCATGGCCAcatatcttaaaaaaaagtcaaaataccAAGCAAAAGAGTCTTTTAATATTGACGATCATATCTCCTTTTTTAAAACCAGATAAGGATCAAAAATTGAGTAAAACTATAGAATCTTACAAACTAACCTGACTTTGCTGAAAACAAGATTTGTGAAGAATTATCATCTCCACAACTAGTACTTGCAACTTCAATATAAGAATAAGACTGAGTTGAAGACAAATGCTGGTTGTATATGTTCAGGCCTTACATCCACCTTCAAGCTTAGTGATTCTTATATTGAATTTACAcatctaaaatataaatataaagaaaaagtcTGAATTTGGCCATTGGGGTTATATATGAAACTTGACgtagttttattttctcataaaaatagtATGCATTGGAATGGTTGATGTAAATATGGTCTGCAGATTACcaacaaaaattaatgaaagGCAACAAATCAAGACATAACATCATGACAATGGCAGCAAAACCGATAGGCAAAATGGCTGCCCAAATCTGCACGGGATGTAGGAAGGTCTTTGTTGATTCATATAAGCAGCTGCATTGTGATGATACCTAcaacaaattaaattgattaaaaccCACATAAATTGGCTTTACATACTATGATTTGCATGTACAAGGAGGAGTTCGGAAAGCTTTACCTCATTGCTTGTATGGATTTGAAGTTGAGTGATTAGATGAGTATCTAACTTCAAACACAAGCAATGGCCAAGATCAACATTGTCTAAAGAATGATTTTTGGAAACCGAAACAGTTTCCAATGACTTGCAGCCATGTGCATTGAGACATTTGAGGCTCAATGGGagatttgttaatgatttgAAGTTCTTGCAGTTATTAAGGCTGAGAGTTACAAGCGAGGGAAGATCTTTGACGCCCATAGGCACCGACTCAAATTCATGTCCGCTGAGGTCTAACCCTCTTAAGTTGGTGAAGCGAACAAGCTGAGCCGATAAAGATTCAACACTTCTACAGTTGTCGAGGGAAAGGTCAAGCAAATTTTGTACATGCTCGGATCTTCATCTAGAGAGAGTTCCCCAAATGACTTGAGGGTAACGCAGTCTGAGAGTATGAGTATTTCCACCTGAGGTAGTCTTGGTAATGCTTTGAGCTCCCGACAGTTACAAAGCTTGACATACTTAAACTTGGAAAGGTTTCTCATAGCTGTTGCCTGTTGGTAAGCTCTTGTAATCATTTCCGCTGAGGTCTAGTTTCTCCAAGGAAACCAGTTGACCAATGTCGTCGGGGATCACCAAAATGTTCAAGTTGACTAGATTCAATTCTGTCAAGATGGGGAAGTCTGCAAAGCTATAGCATGTGAAAGAAGCACCACACTTGTTGTAGTTGGACCGCATGATGTTGAGTGTTCTGAAACCATAAAGCATCGATTCATCTCGGATATGTTGCTCGTTACTAAAAGAGAAGTGACATGCCTGCTCTTTAAGGGACGACAACAATATACTGATTTCTCCCTCGACAGATACATCTGTAAGATGTATTAGTGTCTCCACAGCAGCTGGAAACTCCAATACGATAGGCCGAAACTGCATGTTGCTGCATCTTTGAAAGTCTGTTGATTCTTTCACAACGACAACATGGCTCTTTAGGCCATcacattttgatatatt is a genomic window containing:
- the LOC104751128 gene encoding nucleolin 1-like, which translates into the protein MAESSKRSATKGEATPAVIKATKSLKEELKREQEDDLKTKVNLKKPKKDVIIAHPGKEKSEMKEIMKGIADRLQRLEAKVYLLATKADLQAILIAVKGEKVPAMKPPAEAASDSEDSSYMDTSRDDEVTPTKTETSSSEDEPSSSEEPANKPAASAKPAAFTIPAAFTIPAAAKVSPYQQTVGGNGQTISVRGFDPFHSCG
- the LOC104751129 gene encoding threonine synthase 2, chloroplastic-like codes for the protein MASFSTFLHSATYLPSHSETTLKPHSSVVSFTVRCTISATPPSPPPPKHRRSPDENIRDEARRRPHQLQNLSARYVPFDAPPSSTESYSLDEIVYRSQSGGLLDVQHDFAALKRYDGEFWRKLFDSRVGKTNWPYGSGVWSKKEWVLPEIDDDDIVSAFEGNSNLFWAERFGKQYLQMNDLWVKHCGISHTGSFKDLGMTVLVSQVNRLRKMNKPVVGVGCASTGDTSAALSAYCAAAGIPSIVFLPADKISMAQLVQPIANGAFVLSIDTDFDGCMHLIREVTAELPIYLANSLNSLRLEGQKTAAIEILQQFNWEVPDWVIVPGGNLGNIYAFYKGFHMCKELGLVDRIPRLVCAQAANANPLYLHYKSGFKEDFNPLKANTTFASAIQIGDPVSIDRAVYALKKSNGIVEEATEEELMDATALADSTGMFICPHTGVALTALMKLRKSGVIEANDRTVVVSTAHGLKFTESKIDYHSKNIKEMACRLANPPVKVKAKFGSVMDVLKEYLASNESKC